A single window of Emys orbicularis isolate rEmyOrb1 chromosome 18, rEmyOrb1.hap1, whole genome shotgun sequence DNA harbors:
- the TNFSF15 gene encoding tumor necrosis factor ligand superfamily member 15 translates to MPHIAEISLEEAVHMTNQESGMGVREDLKKIRCAVVFCLLSVLVLALPTTYLLVGNLRAHKSGPAQVADESMSRFLKQQTSPISLVSSAGKPRAHLTVKKQDISPPMGNQLPVLQWEHERGLAFTKNNMNYTNKSLMIPKAGDYYIYSQVTFRGPTPNHSKPVSITQTITKVTDSYPEPTQLLTATKTLCEMGNNWFQPIYLGAVLFMEEGDRLMVNVSEIQWVDYTKEDKTFFGAFLL, encoded by the exons ATGCCACACATTGCTGAAATATCCCTGGAGGAAGCAGTTCATATGACCAATCAAGAATCCGGAATGGGTGTCAGGGAGGATCTGAAGAAAATACGCTGTGCTGTGGTTTTTTGCTTGCTGTCTGTTCTAGTCCTGGCATTACCCACAACCTATCTGCTGGTTGGAAATCTCAGAGCCCATAAATCTGGCCCGGCTCAG gttgcagatgaaagcatgtctAGATTCCTAAAGCAACAGACATCACCTATTT cttTAGTATCCAGTGCAGGAAAGCCAAGAGCACACCTGACAG TTAAGAAACAAGATATTTCTCCCCCGATGGGAAACCAGTTGCCAGTTCTCCAGTGGGAACACGAGCGAGGCTTAGCCTTCACCAAGAACAACATGAACTACACCAACAAGTCACTGATGATTCCAAAGGCCGGGGATTACTACATCTACTCTCAGGTCACTTTCCGAGGGCCCACTCCAAATCACAGTAAACCAGTTTCCATAACGCAGACCATCACCAAAGTCACGGACAGCTACCCTGAGCCTACCCAACTACTGACTGCCACCAAGACTCTGTGTGAGATGGGAAACAACTGGTTCCAGCCTATTTACTTAGGGGCAGTGCTTTTCATGGAGGAGGGGGACAGGCTGATGGTCAATGTTAGTGAAATCCAATGGGTGGATTACACTAAAGAAGACAAAACATTCTTTGGTGCTTTTTTACTGTAG